The following proteins come from a genomic window of Corallococcus sp. NCRR:
- a CDS encoding sensor histidine kinase, producing MAAGPRRARQEEGWGLAASLLVALVLLVLSVVALLLTRASVRSRVMERSLDLQEVGLLGRAFSDKVSLANSALLAGGQSLTRDTEQPRRRFLDTAERLAARLDTPEDEALVWEVRAAEQAHEAALRALMDAHTPQEQKLARERLTRAHGRVREAQARLERKVQARLAMENQSAVRVDRWETALLLLASLLGLAMAGLLAWVLHRRLHPLRREAAASAHRFQALVEGVRDYALVLLDTRGRVASWNPGAERIKGWSEAEIQGRPHSVFYTSEEAAAGRPERDLSRALQEGRLRTEGWRQRKDGSRFWAEVSITALHGEDGEPQGFSVVTRDITEQRRQERMQELLAEAGRVFHQSLDPDLTAAEVARLLVPEVADGCILYLLTPAGELRPRAVTHVQPEREASLWEALRRFPPRAGMPPVVWEVMRTGHSRMDVEVAVDDLAASAETDEHRLLIERVAIGSSMVVPLRAGTDTLGAFVLLTARGHRRFTQADQVLVEELAGRAALALENTRLLREAREAVDLIAVTAHDLGNPLQALQLLLSKVQRSQGAGRDEDVRQGLVVARGQAQRLGQLLHNLLDLSRLSSGKRLLDAAPMDLGELAREVVERFADAAAEAGCDLRLRVEEGQVGQWDRIRLDRVVTNLLSNALKFGRGHPVTVSVCALDADHSRLRVRDEGVGIPPEAQRRVFERFERERAARTKAGYGLGLYIARQLVEAHGGVIRLESAPGRGATFTVDLPRLPRPMEETSVAESPPIHP from the coding sequence ATGGCGGCAGGTCCCAGGCGGGCGCGGCAGGAGGAGGGGTGGGGGCTCGCGGCGAGCCTCCTGGTGGCGCTCGTCCTGCTGGTCCTGTCCGTGGTGGCGCTGCTGTTGACGCGCGCCTCCGTGCGGTCGCGGGTGATGGAGCGCTCGCTGGACCTGCAGGAGGTGGGGCTGTTGGGGCGGGCCTTCAGCGACAAGGTGTCCCTGGCCAACAGCGCGCTGCTGGCGGGCGGGCAGTCGCTCACCCGGGACACGGAGCAGCCACGGCGGCGCTTCCTGGACACGGCGGAGCGGCTGGCCGCGCGGCTGGACACTCCCGAGGACGAGGCGCTGGTGTGGGAGGTGCGCGCCGCGGAGCAGGCGCATGAAGCGGCCCTGCGCGCGCTCATGGACGCCCACACGCCCCAGGAGCAGAAGCTGGCGCGCGAGCGGCTCACCCGGGCCCACGGGCGGGTGCGCGAGGCGCAGGCCCGGCTGGAGCGCAAGGTGCAGGCGCGGCTGGCCATGGAGAACCAGTCCGCGGTGCGGGTGGACCGGTGGGAGACGGCGCTGTTGCTGCTGGCCTCCCTGCTGGGGCTGGCGATGGCGGGGCTGCTGGCGTGGGTGCTCCACCGCCGGCTCCACCCGCTGCGGCGCGAGGCGGCGGCCAGCGCGCACCGCTTCCAGGCGCTGGTGGAGGGCGTGCGCGACTACGCCCTGGTGCTGCTGGACACGCGCGGGCGGGTGGCCAGCTGGAACCCGGGCGCCGAGCGCATCAAGGGCTGGAGCGAGGCGGAGATCCAGGGCCGGCCCCACTCCGTCTTCTACACGTCCGAGGAGGCGGCGGCGGGCAGGCCGGAGCGGGACCTGTCCCGGGCGCTCCAGGAGGGGCGGCTGCGCACGGAGGGCTGGCGGCAGCGCAAGGACGGCTCGCGCTTCTGGGCGGAGGTGTCCATCACCGCGCTGCACGGCGAGGACGGCGAGCCCCAGGGCTTCTCCGTGGTGACGCGCGACATCACCGAGCAGCGGCGCCAGGAGCGGATGCAGGAGCTGCTCGCGGAGGCCGGCCGCGTCTTCCACCAGTCCCTGGACCCCGACCTGACGGCGGCTGAGGTGGCGCGGCTGCTGGTGCCGGAGGTGGCGGACGGCTGCATCCTCTACCTGCTCACGCCCGCGGGGGAGCTGCGGCCCCGCGCGGTGACGCACGTGCAGCCCGAACGCGAGGCGAGCCTGTGGGAGGCCCTGCGGCGGTTTCCGCCCCGCGCGGGCATGCCTCCGGTCGTCTGGGAGGTGATGCGCACCGGGCACTCGCGGATGGACGTGGAGGTGGCGGTGGACGACCTGGCGGCCTCCGCGGAGACGGACGAGCACAGGCTGCTCATCGAGCGCGTCGCCATCGGCTCCTCCATGGTGGTGCCCCTGCGCGCGGGCACCGACACGCTGGGCGCCTTCGTGCTGCTGACGGCCCGGGGCCACCGCCGCTTCACCCAGGCGGACCAGGTGCTGGTGGAGGAGCTGGCGGGCCGCGCGGCGCTGGCCCTGGAGAACACGCGGCTCCTGCGCGAGGCGCGCGAGGCGGTGGACCTCATCGCCGTCACCGCGCACGACCTGGGCAATCCCTTGCAAGCGCTCCAATTGCTGCTCAGCAAGGTGCAGCGCTCGCAGGGGGCCGGCCGCGACGAGGACGTGCGTCAGGGATTGGTGGTGGCGCGCGGGCAGGCGCAGCGGCTGGGCCAGCTGCTCCACAACCTGCTGGATTTGTCCCGGCTGTCATCCGGCAAGCGGCTCTTGGACGCGGCGCCCATGGACCTGGGGGAGCTGGCGCGCGAGGTGGTGGAGCGCTTCGCGGACGCCGCCGCGGAGGCGGGCTGCGACCTGCGGCTGCGGGTGGAGGAGGGGCAGGTGGGCCAGTGGGACCGCATCCGGCTGGACCGGGTGGTGACGAACCTCCTGTCCAACGCGCTGAAGTTCGGCCGGGGCCACCCGGTGACGGTGTCGGTCTGCGCGCTGGACGCGGACCACTCCCGGCTGCGGGTGCGCGACGAGGGCGTGGGCATCCCGCCGGAGGCCCAGCGCCGCGTCTTCGAGCGCTTCGAGCGGGAGCGCGCCGCGCGGACCAAGGCCGGCTACGGGCTGGGGCTCTACATCGCCCGACAGCTGGTGGAGGCGCACGGCGGCGTCATCCGCCTGGAGAGCGCGCCGGGGCGGGGCGCCACCTTCACCGTGGACCTGCCGCGCTTGCCCAGGCCCATGGAGGAGACGTCCGTGGCGGAGTCGCCTCCCATCCATCCGTGA
- a CDS encoding MBL fold metallo-hydrolase, producing MRIHHLNCTTMCPPGGRLMDGRRGFTGPAALTCHCLALETPRGLVLVDTGFGLHDVYAPRVRLNGLFRDVLCRPALAEESTAIRQLERMGFQASDVRDIVLTHLDFDHAGGLDDFPHARVHVLADEYRVATAQKTWLDRARFRPQQWSKETRWETYAPNRGEGWFGFDCVRELTGLPPEILLVPLVGHTLGHAGVAIDTGEGWLLHAGDAYFHHGEMDLDRYRCTAGLRAYQKLMQKDGWMRWYNLRRLRELVQRHGEQVTVFCAHDSLEFERLEEREKLPPDFPIQPGLVAPVPSLHL from the coding sequence ATGCGCATCCACCACCTGAACTGCACCACGATGTGCCCGCCCGGCGGGCGGCTCATGGACGGACGGCGCGGCTTCACCGGCCCGGCGGCGCTCACCTGCCACTGTCTGGCGTTGGAGACGCCGCGCGGCCTGGTGCTGGTGGACACCGGCTTCGGCCTCCATGACGTGTACGCGCCGCGCGTGCGGCTCAACGGCCTGTTCCGCGATGTGCTCTGCCGCCCCGCCCTGGCGGAGGAGTCCACCGCCATCCGCCAGTTGGAGCGCATGGGCTTCCAGGCCAGCGACGTGCGCGACATCGTCCTCACGCACCTGGACTTCGACCATGCAGGCGGCCTGGATGACTTCCCCCACGCGCGCGTGCACGTGCTGGCGGACGAGTACCGCGTGGCCACCGCGCAGAAGACCTGGCTGGACCGCGCGCGCTTCCGCCCGCAGCAGTGGTCCAAGGAGACGCGCTGGGAGACGTACGCCCCGAACCGGGGCGAAGGCTGGTTCGGCTTCGACTGCGTGCGCGAGCTCACCGGGCTGCCGCCGGAGATTCTCCTGGTGCCGCTCGTGGGCCACACGCTGGGGCACGCGGGCGTGGCCATCGACACCGGGGAGGGGTGGCTGCTGCACGCGGGCGACGCGTACTTCCACCACGGCGAGATGGACCTGGACCGCTACCGGTGCACCGCCGGCCTGCGCGCCTACCAGAAGCTGATGCAGAAGGACGGGTGGATGCGCTGGTACAACCTGCGCCGGCTGCGCGAGCTGGTGCAGCGTCACGGTGAGCAGGTGACGGTGTTCTGCGCGCACGACTCGCTGGAGTTCGAGCGGCTGGAGGAGCGCGAGAAGCTGCCCCCGGACTTCCCCATCCAGCCCGGCCTCGTCGCCCCCGTGCCCTCGCTGCACCTCTAG
- a CDS encoding cupin domain-containing protein, with the protein MSTILRTPPLAGGRPPRWDSRRRPPAQASASLPPVEKVNLAHASTDLPAPGIARPVGMLHGQPVHLVRLKGTGPWCRHASGDALFFVTGGTLRVELRERTVDLEEGELLIVPRGVEHRPVADVEALVLMSAPSLEGEAAEQSPAP; encoded by the coding sequence ATGAGCACGATTCTCCGGACCCCACCCCTCGCCGGTGGCCGCCCCCCTCGCTGGGATTCGCGCCGCCGTCCCCCGGCACAGGCCTCCGCGTCCCTTCCCCCCGTGGAGAAGGTGAACCTGGCCCACGCCTCCACCGACCTGCCGGCGCCTGGCATTGCCCGGCCCGTGGGCATGCTCCATGGCCAGCCCGTGCACCTGGTGCGGCTGAAGGGCACCGGCCCCTGGTGCCGTCACGCCTCTGGCGACGCCCTTTTCTTCGTCACCGGGGGCACCCTGCGCGTGGAGTTGCGTGAGCGCACCGTGGACCTGGAGGAGGGCGAGCTGCTCATCGTCCCCCGTGGCGTCGAGCACCGGCCGGTCGCTGACGTGGAGGCGCTGGTGCTGATGTCCGCTCCATCGCTCGAGGGGGAAGCAGCCGAGCAGTCTCCCGCCCCCTGA